One window of Mesoplodon densirostris isolate mMesDen1 chromosome 15, mMesDen1 primary haplotype, whole genome shotgun sequence genomic DNA carries:
- the MTRFR gene encoding mitochondrial translation release factor in rescue isoform X1 — MKGPEQAEPHAMSTSGLFRFPAPLTRVCTVPWGLRPREKPELLSPGTAVAPVQAAGKKDHPALPSLDERELEEQFVKGHGPGGQATNKTSNCVVLRHVPSGIVVKCHQTRSVDQNRKLARRILQEKVDVFYNGENSPVYKEKREAEKRKQERKKRAKETLEKKKLLKEQWESSKNAPRERTADSD; from the exons GTCCTGAGCAGGCAGAGCCGCACGCTATGAGCACCTCGGGTCTGTTCCGTTTTCCTGCCCCACTGACCAGAGTGTGCACGGTGCCCTGGGGACTCCGGCCCCGTGAGAAGCCGGAGCTCTTATCCCCTGGAACAGCGGTCGCTCCAGTCCAGGCGGCAGGCAAGAAGGACCACCCTGCTCTGCCCTCCCTGGATGAGCGTGAACTTGAGGAGCAGTTTGTAAAAGGACATGGGCCAGGGGGCCAGGCAACCAACAAAACAAGCAACTGCGTGGTGCTCAGGCACGTCCCCTCAGGCATTGTCGTCAAG TGCCACCAGACTAGATCCGTCGATCAAAACAGAAAGCTAGCTCGGAGAATCCTGCAAGAGAAAGTGGATGTTTTCTACAACGGTGAAAACAGTCCTGTTTACAAAGAAAAAcgagaggcagagaagagaaagcaagaaagaaaaaaaagagcaaaggagaccctagagaaaaagaaactccTGAAAGAACAATGGGAATCAAGTAAAAATGCGCCCAGAGAAAGGACTGCAGATTCTGACTGA
- the MTRFR gene encoding mitochondrial translation release factor in rescue isoform X2: MSTSGLFRFPAPLTRVCTVPWGLRPREKPELLSPGTAVAPVQAAGKKDHPALPSLDERELEEQFVKGHGPGGQATNKTSNCVVLRHVPSGIVVKCHQTRSVDQNRKLARRILQEKVDVFYNGENSPVYKEKREAEKRKQERKKRAKETLEKKKLLKEQWESSKNAPRERTADSD, encoded by the exons ATGAGCACCTCGGGTCTGTTCCGTTTTCCTGCCCCACTGACCAGAGTGTGCACGGTGCCCTGGGGACTCCGGCCCCGTGAGAAGCCGGAGCTCTTATCCCCTGGAACAGCGGTCGCTCCAGTCCAGGCGGCAGGCAAGAAGGACCACCCTGCTCTGCCCTCCCTGGATGAGCGTGAACTTGAGGAGCAGTTTGTAAAAGGACATGGGCCAGGGGGCCAGGCAACCAACAAAACAAGCAACTGCGTGGTGCTCAGGCACGTCCCCTCAGGCATTGTCGTCAAG TGCCACCAGACTAGATCCGTCGATCAAAACAGAAAGCTAGCTCGGAGAATCCTGCAAGAGAAAGTGGATGTTTTCTACAACGGTGAAAACAGTCCTGTTTACAAAGAAAAAcgagaggcagagaagagaaagcaagaaagaaaaaaaagagcaaaggagaccctagagaaaaagaaactccTGAAAGAACAATGGGAATCAAGTAAAAATGCGCCCAGAGAAAGGACTGCAGATTCTGACTGA